Proteins from a single region of Streptomyces sp. HUAS 15-9:
- a CDS encoding DUF3040 domain-containing protein, with translation MPLSEHEQRMLEQMERALYAEDPKFATALEGSGLRTYTRRRVYQAAAGFLVGIALLMAGMVAQQIWVSVVGFLVMLGCAVLAVTGWRKAPKPGEQPAGAPHARRQGRPKRSMMDRIEQRWQRRRDEQGH, from the coding sequence GTGCCGCTCTCGGAGCACGAGCAGCGCATGCTCGAGCAGATGGAGCGAGCGCTGTACGCCGAAGATCCCAAGTTCGCGACAGCGCTTGAGGGAAGCGGGCTGCGCACGTACACCCGACGACGGGTCTACCAGGCGGCGGCAGGCTTCCTCGTAGGTATCGCGCTCCTCATGGCCGGAATGGTCGCACAGCAGATCTGGGTCAGCGTGGTGGGCTTCCTCGTCATGCTTGGCTGTGCGGTACTCGCCGTAACGGGGTGGCGCAAGGCTCCCAAGCCGGGCGAACAGCCCGCCGGTGCCCCGCATGCCCGCCGTCAGGGACGGCCGAAGCGCTCCATGATGGACCGCATCGAACAGCGCTGGCAGCGCCGCCGGGACGAACAGGGCCACTAG
- a CDS encoding AAA family ATPase: protein MTTYDDRASLTDLTATVERVRSSVEGVIEGKPEVVRLSLTVLLAEGHLLIEDVPGVGKTMLAKTLARSIDCSVRRIQFTPDLLPSDITGVSIWDQQRRDFEFKPGAIFAQIVIGDEINRASPKTQSALLESMEERQVTIDGQTYELPSPFMVVATQNPVEMEGTYPLPEAQRDRFMARVSVGYPSVEAELQMLDVHGGVSPLEDLQPVAHAHDIVKLIEAVRGVHVAEPVRRYAVDLVAATRTHPDLRLGASPRATLHLLRAAKASAALSGREYALPDDVQALAVAVLAHRLLPTAQAQLNRRTSEQVVQEILQHTPVPAAPHQQSGFGGLVRGAPAYPSQPPRRL from the coding sequence GTGACGACCTATGACGATCGAGCGAGCCTCACTGATCTGACTGCCACTGTGGAGCGGGTCCGCAGTTCGGTGGAGGGAGTGATCGAGGGCAAGCCCGAGGTCGTACGGCTTTCGCTGACCGTGCTGCTCGCCGAGGGACATCTTCTGATCGAGGATGTTCCCGGGGTGGGCAAGACCATGCTGGCCAAGACGCTGGCGCGATCCATCGACTGTTCGGTGCGGCGTATCCAGTTCACGCCCGACCTGCTGCCGTCGGACATCACCGGCGTGTCCATCTGGGACCAGCAGCGGCGGGACTTCGAGTTCAAGCCGGGCGCCATCTTCGCGCAGATCGTGATCGGCGACGAGATCAACCGCGCCTCGCCCAAGACCCAGTCCGCGCTGCTGGAGTCGATGGAGGAGCGCCAGGTCACCATCGACGGGCAGACCTATGAACTGCCCAGCCCGTTCATGGTGGTGGCCACGCAGAACCCGGTCGAGATGGAGGGCACCTACCCGCTGCCCGAGGCCCAGCGCGACCGCTTCATGGCCCGGGTCTCCGTCGGCTACCCCAGCGTGGAGGCCGAGTTGCAGATGCTCGACGTCCACGGCGGGGTGAGCCCGTTGGAGGACCTCCAGCCGGTGGCGCACGCGCACGACATCGTGAAGCTGATCGAGGCCGTGCGGGGCGTCCATGTCGCCGAGCCGGTCCGGCGGTACGCGGTGGACCTGGTCGCCGCCACCCGCACGCACCCCGATCTGAGACTCGGCGCCTCACCGCGCGCGACGCTGCACCTGTTGCGCGCGGCGAAGGCGTCGGCCGCCCTGAGCGGCCGGGAGTACGCGCTGCCGGACGATGTGCAGGCCCTCGCCGTGGCCGTCCTGGCGCACCGGCTGCTGCCGACGGCCCAGGCCCAGCTCAACCGTCGTACGTCGGAACAGGTCGTCCAGGAGATCCTGCAGCACACCCCGGTGCCCGCGGCGCCCCATCAGCAGTCCGGCTTCGGCGGCCTGGTCCGGGGCGCGCCCGCCTATCCCTCGCAGCCTCCGCGGAGGCTGTGA
- the rsmH gene encoding 16S rRNA (cytosine(1402)-N(4))-methyltransferase RsmH: MSQSRHVPVMLQRCLDLLAPALERPGAVVVDCTLGLGGHSEALLSRFPEARLVALDRDKEALRLSGERLAPFGERATLVHAVYDELPDVLNRLGIARVQGVLFDLGVSSMQLDEADRGFAYAQDAPLDMRMDQTTGISAAEVLNTYPAGELVRILRAYGEEKQAKRIVAAIVRGREQEPFDNSARLVELIRDALPQAAKRTGGNPAKRTFQALRIEVNGELSVLERAIPAAVKALDVGGRIAVLSYHSLEDRLVKQVFAAGAANTAPPGLPVVPERYQPRLKLLTRGAELPTEEEVAENRRAAPARLRGAQRIREDVV; the protein is encoded by the coding sequence TTGAGCCAGAGTCGACACGTCCCAGTGATGCTCCAGCGGTGCCTGGATCTGCTGGCGCCCGCACTGGAGCGGCCGGGAGCGGTGGTCGTCGACTGCACCCTGGGCCTGGGCGGCCACAGCGAGGCGCTGCTGAGCCGGTTCCCCGAGGCCCGGCTCGTCGCCCTCGACCGGGACAAGGAGGCCCTGCGGCTGTCCGGCGAGCGGCTCGCGCCCTTCGGCGAGCGGGCCACGCTCGTGCACGCCGTGTACGACGAGCTCCCCGACGTACTGAACCGGCTCGGCATCGCGCGCGTGCAGGGCGTCCTGTTCGACCTCGGCGTCTCCTCCATGCAACTCGACGAGGCCGACCGCGGCTTCGCCTACGCCCAGGACGCGCCGCTCGACATGCGCATGGACCAGACGACCGGCATCAGCGCGGCCGAGGTCCTCAACACCTACCCGGCGGGCGAGCTGGTGCGGATCCTGCGGGCGTACGGAGAGGAGAAGCAGGCCAAGCGGATCGTCGCCGCGATCGTCCGTGGGCGGGAACAGGAGCCGTTCGACAACAGCGCGCGGCTCGTGGAGCTGATCCGCGATGCCCTGCCGCAGGCCGCCAAGCGGACGGGCGGCAACCCGGCCAAGCGCACCTTCCAGGCGCTGCGGATCGAGGTCAACGGAGAGCTGTCCGTTCTGGAGCGGGCGATCCCGGCCGCGGTCAAGGCGCTCGACGTGGGCGGGCGGATCGCCGTGCTGTCGTACCACTCGCTGGAGGACCGCCTGGTCAAGCAGGTGTTCGCGGCCGGTGCCGCGAACACCGCGCCGCCCGGACTGCCCGTCGTGCCCGAGCGCTACCAGCCCCGGCTCAAGCTGCTCACGCGCGGTGCCGAACTTCCCACCGAGGAAGAGGTCGCCGAGAACCGCCGGGCGGCTCCGGCGCGGCTGCGCGGGGCCCAGCGCATCAGGGAAGACGTCGTATGA
- a CDS encoding SAV_6107 family HEPN domain-containing protein — protein sequence MANSSAAAAGRRSATGPAPSLTGPASDVHPVLRRTTAPPAALDLLAQARAGLDEAAVLETPNERYATAHLAALRTAAAVLAARGRPEPPSRCRPRIRSAWEVLPEIAPELTEWSALFASGAGRRARAEAGIQGAATPRDADDLIRDVAMFVRLVERMLVLQPVLPQPRQDTDGPDRPLTRGELPDAG from the coding sequence ATGGCCAACTCGTCCGCAGCCGCCGCAGGTCGGCGCAGCGCCACCGGCCCTGCCCCCTCACTGACCGGCCCGGCGAGCGATGTGCACCCCGTGCTCCGCCGGACCACGGCCCCGCCCGCTGCCCTCGACCTGCTCGCCCAGGCCCGCGCCGGACTCGACGAGGCCGCCGTCCTCGAAACGCCGAACGAACGCTATGCGACGGCCCATCTCGCCGCCCTGCGCACGGCCGCCGCCGTCCTTGCCGCGCGGGGCCGCCCGGAGCCCCCCTCCAGGTGCCGCCCCCGCATCAGGAGCGCCTGGGAAGTGCTCCCCGAGATCGCGCCCGAGCTCACCGAGTGGAGCGCGCTGTTCGCCTCCGGGGCCGGGCGCCGCGCCCGCGCCGAGGCGGGCATCCAGGGCGCGGCCACCCCGCGGGACGCCGACGACCTCATACGGGACGTGGCGATGTTCGTCCGCCTCGTCGAGCGGATGCTGGTGCTCCAGCCGGTCCTGCCACAGCCACGCCAGGACACGGACGGGCCGGACCGCCCGCTCACCCGGGGAGAGCTCCCGGACGCGGGCTGA
- a CDS encoding penicillin-binding transpeptidase domain-containing protein has translation MSDREPPRRRVPGPAKPPRPGNGGRRQPGPGARPARRPQQARPAGARPLRLGSPRPRLRMVSLALTLVLLAFVVRLLQVQAVDASAYAAKAEQNRYVVHTLAAERGGITDRNGVALAISEDAYDITADPTMFTRKQLGIDDGPERAAALLAPIVGQDQETLVRKLRPANKDLRYVKLAGRRTPQVWNQIKDLRSALAQKANIDKTTVNVLAGVFSDPSSKRVYPNGDLAAGILGWVNAEGKGGGGIEQQLNKTLTGTDGKIRYAQSGGREVPTAGSTETPAVPGADVELTIDRDIQWAAQNAITEQVKKSKADRGYVVVQDTRTGEILAMADSPGFDPNDLSKADSSAMGNPALQDAYEPGSTAKVMSMAAVLEENAATPLTHVVVPNRLHRGDRLFQDDVDHGTWYLTLNGVLAKSSNIGTILAAGQLGKTQREANDVLYSYLKKFGLGSYTGLGFPGETRGILAPANKWSTSQQYTIPFGQGMSLNAMQAASVYSTIANGGVRVEPTLVRGTEGADGRFTPAAKPEKARVVSEKTAKTVAQMLESVVDDREGTGTRARIPGYRVAGKTGTANRVDPATGKYRGYTSSFAGFAPADNPRITVYCAIQNATTGSYFGGQICGPIYKQVMEFALKTLQIPPTGAKAANLPVTYKP, from the coding sequence GTGTCCGACAGGGAACCGCCGCGCCGCCGCGTGCCCGGCCCCGCCAAGCCGCCCCGGCCCGGGAACGGCGGCCGTCGGCAACCCGGTCCCGGGGCCCGCCCGGCCCGCCGCCCCCAGCAGGCCCGCCCGGCGGGCGCCCGCCCGCTGCGGCTCGGCAGCCCCCGCCCGCGCCTGCGCATGGTCAGTCTCGCGCTGACCCTGGTGCTGCTCGCCTTCGTGGTGCGGCTGCTCCAGGTGCAGGCGGTCGACGCGAGCGCGTACGCCGCCAAGGCCGAGCAGAACCGGTATGTCGTCCACACCCTGGCCGCCGAGCGCGGCGGGATCACCGACCGCAACGGCGTGGCCCTGGCGATCAGCGAGGACGCGTACGACATCACGGCCGACCCGACGATGTTCACGCGCAAGCAGCTGGGCATCGACGACGGCCCGGAGCGGGCGGCCGCGCTCCTCGCGCCGATCGTCGGGCAGGACCAGGAGACGCTCGTCCGCAAGCTGCGGCCCGCCAACAAGGACCTGCGCTACGTCAAACTCGCCGGCCGCCGGACCCCGCAGGTCTGGAACCAGATCAAGGACCTGAGAAGCGCGCTCGCCCAGAAGGCGAACATCGACAAGACCACCGTCAACGTCCTCGCCGGCGTCTTCTCCGACCCCAGCAGCAAGCGCGTGTACCCGAACGGCGACCTCGCCGCCGGGATACTGGGCTGGGTCAACGCCGAGGGCAAGGGCGGCGGCGGCATCGAACAGCAGCTGAACAAGACACTGACCGGCACGGACGGCAAGATCCGCTACGCCCAGTCCGGCGGCCGCGAGGTGCCCACCGCGGGCTCCACCGAGACCCCCGCCGTGCCCGGTGCCGACGTCGAGCTCACCATCGACCGCGACATCCAGTGGGCCGCGCAGAACGCCATCACCGAGCAGGTGAAGAAGTCCAAGGCCGACCGCGGCTATGTCGTCGTCCAGGACACCCGTACCGGCGAGATCCTCGCCATGGCCGACTCACCCGGCTTCGACCCCAACGACCTGTCGAAGGCGGATTCCTCCGCGATGGGCAACCCGGCCCTCCAGGACGCCTACGAGCCCGGCTCCACCGCCAAGGTGATGTCGATGGCGGCCGTACTGGAGGAGAACGCCGCCACCCCGCTCACCCATGTCGTCGTCCCCAACCGGCTGCACCGCGGCGACCGCCTCTTCCAGGACGACGTCGACCACGGGACCTGGTACCTCACGCTCAACGGCGTCCTGGCCAAATCCAGCAACATCGGCACCATCCTGGCCGCCGGCCAGCTCGGCAAGACCCAGCGGGAGGCCAACGACGTCCTCTACTCCTATCTGAAGAAGTTCGGCCTCGGCAGCTACACCGGACTCGGCTTCCCCGGCGAGACCAGGGGCATCCTCGCGCCCGCGAACAAGTGGTCGACGTCGCAGCAGTACACGATTCCTTTCGGCCAGGGCATGTCCCTCAACGCCATGCAGGCCGCCTCCGTCTACTCGACGATCGCCAACGGCGGCGTCCGTGTCGAGCCCACCCTGGTGCGCGGCACCGAGGGCGCCGACGGCCGCTTCACCCCCGCCGCCAAGCCCGAGAAGGCCCGGGTGGTCAGCGAGAAGACGGCGAAGACCGTCGCCCAGATGCTGGAGTCCGTCGTGGACGACCGGGAGGGCACCGGCACCAGGGCGCGCATCCCCGGCTACCGCGTCGCGGGCAAGACGGGTACGGCCAACCGCGTGGATCCGGCCACCGGCAAGTACCGCGGCTACACCTCCTCATTCGCCGGATTCGCACCCGCGGACAACCCGCGGATCACCGTCTACTGCGCCATCCAGAACGCCACCACCGGCAGCTACTTCGGGGGCCAGATCTGCGGTCCCATCTACAAGCAGGTGATGGAGTTCGCCCTGAAGACCCTCCAGATCCCGCCGACCGGGGCCAAGGCCGCGAATCTGCCGGTCACCTACAAGCCCTGA
- a CDS encoding ATP-binding cassette domain-containing protein has translation MRGTSPGPRDGGAVSSPPGLAVTARDFGLKGPRGWVFQGVSVDAEPGSLIAVEGPSGSGRTCLLLALTGRMKATAGTATVGPAHLPKQLTAVRRLSAVANVAGVTDLEPALTVGEHLRERALLQRRFGDSLRGLMRPHRERTLEARLRIDAALGAAGLDREALPKGSRTVVRDLERLEALRLSVALALIGRPRLLGVDDVGLKLSDAERVEAWALLRSLADAGTTVVAVCSQAPDDAVVISTGTTNKAGTGTKAKSETEAEAGTQAEAETRAEADTDTDTDTDTTIDDGAKEDGDALAEAGRA, from the coding sequence ATGCGGGGGACATCCCCGGGCCCCAGGGATGGGGGAGCTGTGAGCAGTCCGCCAGGACTCGCCGTCACCGCCCGGGACTTCGGCCTCAAGGGGCCCCGGGGCTGGGTGTTCCAGGGGGTCTCCGTCGACGCGGAGCCCGGCTCGCTGATCGCCGTCGAGGGACCGTCCGGCTCCGGCCGGACGTGTCTGCTGCTCGCGCTCACCGGCCGGATGAAGGCCACCGCGGGAACGGCGACCGTGGGTCCGGCCCATCTGCCCAAGCAGCTCACGGCGGTGCGCCGGCTCAGCGCGGTGGCCAACGTCGCCGGTGTCACCGATCTCGAACCGGCCCTGACCGTCGGGGAGCACCTGCGCGAACGGGCGCTGCTGCAGCGGCGGTTCGGGGACTCGTTGCGCGGGCTGATGCGGCCGCACCGGGAGCGGACGCTGGAGGCGAGGCTGCGGATCGACGCCGCGCTGGGTGCCGCCGGGCTCGACCGGGAGGCCCTGCCCAAGGGTTCCCGCACCGTCGTACGCGACCTGGAGCGGCTGGAGGCGCTGCGGCTGTCCGTCGCCCTCGCGCTCATCGGCCGGCCCCGGCTGCTCGGGGTGGACGACGTCGGCCTGAAGCTCTCGGACGCCGAACGGGTCGAGGCCTGGGCCCTTCTGAGGTCCCTCGCCGACGCCGGGACCACGGTCGTCGCGGTGTGCAGTCAGGCCCCGGACGACGCCGTGGTCATCTCGACGGGGACCACGAACAAGGCCGGGACCGGGACCAAGGCCAAGAGCGAGACCGAGGCCGAGGCCGGGACCCAGGCCGAGGCCGAGACCCGGGCCGAGGCCGACACCGACACCGACACCGACACCGACACCACGATCGACGACGGGGCGAAGGAGGACGGCGATGCGCTCGCCGAGGCTGGCCGCGCTTGA
- a CDS encoding septum formation initiator family protein produces the protein MSRKPELRGRAARLARLFPAGRGQAARTPFVLLVVLLLGGGLIGLLVLNSALSEGSFRLDDLQKQTKNLTDEQQALQRDIDAYSAPDALQRRARELGMVPGGDPAFLDPDGTVKGAPSPAALQHTTRTTAPLPPEAILPAAPASPAPRATPGTPTQTSTSPIPASPAPPTPVSTPQPATTPTPGR, from the coding sequence GTGAGTAGGAAACCCGAACTGAGGGGGAGGGCCGCCCGGCTCGCACGGCTGTTTCCGGCCGGGCGGGGGCAGGCGGCCCGGACGCCGTTCGTCCTCCTCGTCGTCCTGCTCCTCGGTGGTGGTCTCATCGGACTCCTGGTGCTGAACTCGGCGCTCAGCGAAGGCTCGTTCCGGCTGGACGACCTCCAGAAACAGACGAAGAACCTCACCGACGAGCAACAGGCCCTCCAGCGCGACATCGACGCCTACTCCGCCCCCGACGCCCTCCAGCGCCGGGCCCGTGAACTCGGCATGGTGCCAGGCGGCGACCCGGCCTTCCTCGACCCCGACGGCACCGTCAAGGGTGCCCCCAGCCCCGCCGCCCTGCAGCACACCACGCGGACGACCGCGCCCCTCCCGCCCGAGGCGATCCTCCCGGCCGCCCCCGCGTCCCCGGCCCCGCGGGCCACACCGGGCACCCCGACCCAGACCTCGACCTCCCCGATCCCCGCCTCCCCGGCGCCACCCACGCCCGTCTCCACCCCCCAGCCCGCCACGACCCCGACCCCCGGCAGGTGA
- a CDS encoding DUF58 domain-containing protein, whose protein sequence is MTAGGTGQAETERDEKGGVRTALAGLTTRGRSFLAAGIAAAICAYVLGQSDLLRVGLLLAVLPLICTTVLYRTRYRVAGSRRLAPSRVPAGSEARVHLRMDNVSRLPTGLLMLQDRVPYVLGPRPRFVLDRVEPGGRREVSYRVRSDLRGRYPLGPLQLRLTDPFGMCELTRSFSTFDTLTVIPRVEALPPVRFSGEAKGYGDGRQRSLALAGDDDVIPRGYRYGDDLRRVHWRSTARYGELMVRREEQPQRSRCTVLLDTRGIAFAGAGPDSPFEWAVSGTASVLVHMLERGFSVRLLTDTGSAVPGEGSDGFAGASQETADAAGLMMDTLAVIDHSDGTGLSRAYDVLRGGNEGLLVAFLGDLDDEQAAVVAKMRRRGGGAVAFLLDSDAWMREPTDVPGPTAQHGERLRMLREAGWTAVSVPRGTSLSELWRQADRERTGVAAMSGGETLS, encoded by the coding sequence ATGACGGCCGGGGGGACCGGGCAGGCGGAGACCGAGCGCGACGAGAAGGGCGGCGTCCGTACGGCGCTCGCGGGGCTGACCACCCGCGGGCGGTCCTTCCTGGCCGCGGGCATCGCGGCCGCGATCTGCGCCTACGTCCTGGGGCAGAGCGATCTGCTCCGGGTCGGGCTGCTGCTGGCCGTACTGCCCCTGATCTGCACGACCGTGCTCTACCGCACCCGCTACCGGGTGGCCGGCAGCCGCAGGCTCGCGCCGTCTCGGGTGCCGGCCGGCAGTGAGGCCCGGGTCCATCTGCGGATGGACAACGTCTCGCGGCTGCCCACGGGGCTGCTGATGCTGCAGGACCGGGTGCCGTATGTGCTCGGTCCGCGGCCCCGCTTCGTCCTGGACCGGGTGGAGCCGGGCGGCCGCCGCGAGGTGTCCTACCGGGTCCGCTCGGACCTGCGCGGCCGCTATCCGCTGGGCCCGCTCCAGTTGCGCCTCACGGACCCGTTCGGGATGTGCGAACTGACCCGTTCCTTCTCGACGTTCGACACCCTGACCGTGATCCCGCGCGTGGAGGCACTGCCGCCGGTCCGGTTCAGCGGTGAGGCGAAGGGGTACGGCGACGGTCGGCAACGCTCGCTGGCCCTGGCGGGCGACGACGACGTGATCCCGCGCGGGTACCGGTACGGCGACGACCTGCGCCGCGTCCACTGGCGCTCCACCGCCCGCTACGGCGAGTTGATGGTGCGCAGGGAGGAACAGCCGCAGCGCTCCCGCTGCACGGTGCTGCTCGACACGCGCGGCATCGCCTTCGCGGGCGCGGGTCCGGACTCGCCCTTCGAGTGGGCAGTCTCGGGCACCGCGTCGGTCCTGGTCCACATGCTGGAACGCGGCTTCTCGGTGCGGCTGTTGACCGACACCGGCAGCGCGGTGCCCGGCGAGGGCAGCGACGGGTTCGCGGGCGCCAGCCAGGAGACCGCGGACGCCGCCGGGCTGATGATGGACACCCTCGCCGTGATCGACCACTCGGACGGCACGGGGCTCTCCCGGGCCTACGACGTGCTGCGCGGCGGCAACGAAGGACTGCTGGTGGCCTTCCTGGGCGACCTCGACGACGAACAGGCCGCAGTGGTGGCCAAGATGCGCCGGCGCGGCGGCGGCGCGGTCGCCTTCCTGCTGGACAGCGACGCGTGGATGCGCGAGCCGACCGACGTACCCGGCCCCACGGCGCAGCACGGGGAGCGGCTGCGCATGCTGCGCGAGGCGGGCTGGACCGCCGTGAGCGTTCCTCGCGGCACCTCGCTGAGCGAACTGTGGCGCCAGGCGGACCGCGAACGCACGGGCGTCGCCGCGATGTCCGGCGGAGAGACACTGTCATGA
- a CDS encoding methyltransferase, with translation MSDPMRPRSSLRTAVVWEVLQDALDRRVKATGRDSLDVLDTGGGSGNFAVPLARLGHRVTVVDPSPNALFALERRTAEAGVADRVRGVQGDAHGLFDVVEPSGYDVVLCHGVLEYVDDPAEGVRNAVAALRPEGVLSLLAAGLGGAVLARALAGHFTEAKQALEDPAGRWGTGDPMPRRFTAEQLTGLVEAAGLRVAAVHGVRVFADLVPGVLVDTEPGALDALLKLEAAAAELPAFHSVATQLHVLGETSGATGA, from the coding sequence GTGTCGGATCCGATGCGCCCCCGTTCCTCCCTCCGTACCGCCGTGGTCTGGGAGGTCCTCCAGGACGCCCTGGACCGCCGCGTCAAGGCCACGGGCCGGGACTCGCTGGACGTGCTCGACACCGGCGGCGGCAGCGGCAACTTCGCCGTGCCCCTGGCCCGCCTCGGCCACCGCGTCACCGTCGTCGACCCCAGCCCGAACGCGCTGTTCGCGCTGGAGCGCCGGACCGCCGAGGCCGGGGTAGCCGACCGGGTCCGGGGCGTGCAGGGCGACGCCCACGGGCTCTTCGACGTGGTCGAGCCCAGCGGCTACGACGTGGTGCTGTGCCACGGCGTCCTGGAGTACGTGGACGACCCGGCCGAGGGCGTCCGCAACGCGGTGGCCGCGCTGCGCCCCGAGGGCGTTCTCAGTCTCCTCGCGGCCGGCCTCGGCGGCGCCGTGCTCGCCCGCGCCCTCGCGGGTCACTTCACGGAGGCCAAGCAGGCGCTCGAGGACCCGGCCGGCCGCTGGGGCACCGGCGACCCGATGCCGCGGCGCTTCACCGCCGAGCAGCTCACCGGGCTCGTCGAGGCCGCGGGCCTGAGGGTGGCCGCCGTGCACGGCGTACGGGTCTTCGCCGACCTCGTACCAGGCGTCCTGGTGGACACCGAGCCCGGAGCGCTGGACGCCCTGCTGAAGCTGGAGGCCGCGGCGGCCGAGCTCCCCGCGTTCCACTCCGTCGCCACTCAGCTGCACGTCCTGGGCGAGACGAGCGGTGCCACAGGGGCCTGA
- a CDS encoding beta-class carbonic anhydrase gives MTFFVHSHNKLGPVVTSNVMGMTTSAAVPTGSEGAITHGGTVTDRLVEANQHYSAAFTDPGMDAHPVLHVAVVACMDARLDLHAALGLELGDCHTIRNAGGVVTDDVIRSLTISQRKLGTRSIVLIHHTGCGMESLTEDFRTELEMEVGQRPAWAVESFRDVDQDVRQSMQRVRTSPFLLHTGEVRGFVFDVRTGLLREVDPA, from the coding sequence ATGACGTTCTTTGTCCACTCTCACAACAAGCTCGGACCAGTGGTGACCAGTAACGTCATGGGTATGACGACTTCCGCAGCAGTTCCCACTGGATCCGAAGGCGCCATAACGCACGGCGGCACCGTGACGGATCGCCTGGTCGAGGCCAACCAGCACTACTCCGCCGCCTTCACCGACCCCGGTATGGATGCGCACCCCGTGCTCCATGTCGCCGTCGTGGCCTGCATGGACGCCCGGCTCGACCTGCACGCCGCGCTCGGCCTGGAGCTCGGCGACTGCCACACCATCCGCAACGCGGGCGGCGTGGTCACCGACGACGTGATCCGCTCGCTCACCATCAGCCAGCGCAAGCTGGGCACGCGCAGCATCGTCCTCATCCACCACACCGGTTGCGGCATGGAGTCCCTCACCGAGGACTTCCGCACCGAACTGGAGATGGAGGTCGGCCAGCGCCCGGCCTGGGCCGTGGAGTCCTTCCGGGACGTCGACCAGGACGTACGCCAGTCCATGCAGCGGGTGCGCACGTCGCCGTTCCTGCTGCACACCGGCGAGGTGCGGGGCTTCGTGTTCGACGTCAGGACGGGTCTGCTGCGCGAGGTCGACCCGGCCTGA